The genomic DNA AGCTGCGCTGAGCTCCGCCGCCTCGTCCGGCCGGACCTCGATGCGGTCGGCCGCCAGGTCGACCGCCACCCGGTGCTCCATGCCGAGCGCGGCCAGGAAGTGCCGGGGCAGCTGGATCCGGCCGGTGCGGTCGAGCATCGCGTACTCGCGCTCGCTGACCCGCTCCGCGCCGTCCTCGCCGACCACGGTCGAGCGCAGCACCTCGGTGCTGGTCCGGCCGTCCCGGACGGCGACGGTGCGGCGCACCTCGCCGGCCACCATCGGGTCGTGGGTGACGATCACCACGGTCGCGGCCAGCTCCCGGTTGACCGTCCGGAAGGCGTCGAAGATGCCCGCCGCGGTCTCCGAGTCCAGCTCGCCGGTCGGTTCGTCGGCCAGCAGCACGGCCGGGTTGTTGGCCATCGCCACGGCGATGGCCACCCGCTGCTGCTGGCCGCCGGAGAGCTGGGCGGGCAGCCGGTCGGCGAGCGGGCCGATCTCCAGCGCCTCCAGCAGCTCGGCCACCCGGGCGGCGTGCCGCTTGGCGGCGCCCCGGGTGCGGCGGGCGCCGCGCAGCTGCATCGGCAGCGCGACGTTCTGCGCGGCGGTGAGGAAGGGCAGCAGGTTGCGCGCGGTCTGCTGCCAGACGAAGCCGACCACCTCACGGCGGTAGCGCAGCCGGTCCCTGGCGTTCATGTCGAGCAGGTCGCAGCCGTCCACGGTGGCCCGGCCGGCGGTCGGGCTGTCCAGCCCGGCGAGGATGTTCAGCAGGGTGGACTTGCCGCTGCCGGAGGCGCCGACCAGGGCCACCAGGTCGCCGCGCTCGACGACCAGGTCCAATCCCTGCAGGGCCTGCACCTCGACCTTCTCGGCGGTGAAGATCCGCACCACCCGGTCGCACACGATGGCCGCGCCTTCGCCGTACCGGGCCGGTTCGGCGGCTGCCAGCGCGGCGCGCTGCAACTCCCGGTAGCTGGGCGCCGGTTCAGTGGTCAACGGTCGTCTCCCGCTCTCAACTCGGTGGTGATCTGGCGCCGGCCGGAGATCGCGGCCTCGGCGAGGACGGTGACCGCGGCGACGGCGGCCAGCAGGCCGGCCTGGGTGAGCACCGGTACGGCGGCCGGGGTCAGGCCGCCGGGCACGACCGCGCCGACCACCGCGGACAGGTCCACGGCCGGGCCGAGCAGCAGTACCGCGAGGACCGCGAACAGCGCGCCGGCCAGGGCCGCGAGCAGCGCCGACGGCAGCGCCTCGGTCAGGATCAGGGCCAGGCCCTCGCGCGGCCGCAGGCCCATGGTGCGCAGCCGGGCGAGCAGCGCGGCGCGCTCCGGTCCGGAGCGGACCAGGGAGATCAGCACCGCCAGCACCGCGAAGCCCGCCGCGGCGGCCACCGCGGCGCGGAACACCGCCCCGGCGGCCCGGCCCAGCGGGTCGGCGGCCAGCCGCCGCACCGTCTCGGCGCTGGTGCGGACCCGCTTCGGGTCGGACGTGTCGCCGAGCAGGGCGCGCAGGGCCGCGGGGTCCGGGTCGCCGCCGGCCAGCCACAGGTTGGCCCTGGCGGTGCCGGGCAGCCGGTCGTGCACCGGACCGGCCGGCAGCACCACCAGGTCGCGGGCGCGCGGCGCCGCGGGGGTGGCGCCGACCTGCCCGACCGGGCGGATCAGCACCTCGCGGCTGCCCAGGTGCAGGGCGCGCGGCTCCTCGTCCAGCCGCTCGGCGAGCGCGGGGCTGACCAGGGCCGGCACCGGCGCGTCGGCGGCCACCGGGCCGCTCAGCAGCGCCGGGTCGAAGGCGCCGACGCCGAGCTGCTCGGCGAGCGCGGCGTACGCCGCCGGGTCGGCGATCACCACGGTCAGCGAGCCGGCCAGGCTGCGGTCGGCGGTGGCCGTCGAACCGTCCAGGTCGAGCCAGACGCCCTGCGCCGAGCGGACGCCGGGCAGCCGGCCGGCGGCCTCGACGAAGCCGTCCGGCAGGGCGAGCCCCGGAGCGGCGGCGACCCGGGCGTCCGCGCCGACCTCGGCCCGGGCCGCGCGCAGCCGGCCGTGGTCCACCGCGGCGAGCACGGTGGCGCCGAACCCGGCGGTGGTGACCGCCAGCAGCAGCGCGAACACCGGCAGCACGCTCGGTCGCCGGCCCGTCCCGCGGGCGGCCCGGGCCAGGCCCAGGAAGCCGATCGCACCCGGGCGCCGGGCCGCCGCCCGGGCCGCCCCGCCGATCAGCACCGGGTGCAGCCGGGCCAGCAGCAGCGCGCCGGCCAGCGCGAGCAGCAGTGGTGCGGCCACCAGCAGCAGGTCCACGCCGCCCTCGGCGGGGGCGACCCCGCGGCGGCGGACTGCGGCGACCGCCCCGGCGGCGGCCAGCACCACCGCGAACTCGACGACCGCCCGGCGGCGGCCGGCGCTCCCGCCGGGCCGCAGCGCCCGCAGCGCGCCCAGCGGCAGGGCCAGCAGGCCGACCAGGGCCACCGCCGTCCCGGCCAGTACCGCGCCGCCCCAGCGCGGGGTGGGCAGCAGGAGCAGGGCCAGCGCGGTGCCGAGCAGGGCGGCGGGCAGCGCGGTGACCGCGCTCTCGCCGAGCAGCCGGCGCAGCAGCCCGCGGGTGGATGCGCCGCGGGCCCGCAGCAGGCGCAGTTCGGCGGCGCGGCGGTCGGTGGCGAGCGCGGCGGCCAGCAGCAGCACGGTCAGCGCCACCCCGGCCGCGCCGACCGGGCCGAGCACGGTCAGCGGCGCGGCGGCGGCCTGTCGGCGCTCGGCGGTGGCGATCGTGCCGGGCAGCGAGGAGGAGAGGCGCAGGTCCTGCCGGAGGGTGCTGTTGGGCAGGGCGGCGGCCTGCGGACCGGAGATCAGCGAGGCCAACGCGCGGCGCACCTCGGGCAGCCGGTCGGCGCGGAACACCGCCTCGTCGATCGGGACCTGGAAGAAGTCCTCGGCCGCGTCGCCCCACGCCCCGAGCGACGGCAGGCCGCCGGTCCCGGTGACCGCGCCGGTCAGCCAGTAAGGCACCGACTCGCCCGGGGCCACCTCGACGGACTCCAGGCACGGGCCGGTGGTGCACTGCACCCCGGCCCAGAAGGCGCCCTCCGGGTCGTCGGGGACGAAGGTGCCGACCACCTCGGCGGTGAACCGCTCGTCCCTGGCGACGGCCCGCACGTCGCCGCCCGGGGCCGCGCCGGCGTCCAGCACCTGGCCGACCCGGATCTTCAGCGTGTCGGCGGTGGCCTGGGAAACAGCGATCTCGAAGCGCAGCCCGTCCTGCCCGCCGCCCGGCCAGCGGCCCGCGGTCAGCCGGGCGTGGCCGGCGACGTCGTGCAGGTGGGCGAGGCCCAGCTTGGGCGGCAGGGTGCCGGGGCGCGGCAGCTCCGGGTCGAGCAGCGCGCGGGGGGTGCGGGCCCGGGAGCCGTACACCTCGCCGGCGGCGGCCAGCCGCAGCGGGGCGTGCACCTCCTTGGCCAGCACCGCGGCGATCCGGTCCAGGTCGGCGGCCCGGTCGCCGGAAACCTCGCGGGTCTGCACCGAGGCGGCCAGCAGCGCGTTGCCGGTCGGGCCGCTGCCCCGCACCAGGTCGCGCAGCGCCCCGTCGGCCGCGCGGTCCAGCGCCCGCGGCAGCGCGGCGGCGAGGAAGGCCGCCACCAGCACCAGCACCGTCCCGAGCACCGCCGCGTACGGCGCCGCACCCAGCCGGGTCCGCACCCACGGCACCCGCACCGGCGCCGCCCCCGGACGGTCGAGCCCGCTCACATCTCCTCCACGTGCCGCAGGCGGGAACCGGGTTCGCGGTGGCGGCGGGCGGCGGGCCGCGCGGACACCAGCAGGACGGCGGCCATCGCGGCCGCCAGCAGGGCGACCTGGCCGAGCGGCAGACGGACCAGCACCTCCGGCACCGGGCGGTGCGCGGTCGGGGTGAGCACCATCAGCGGCACCATCAGGTGCACCAGCAGCGCGCCCAGCCCGAGCCCCACGCCGAGCCCGAGCAGGGCCAGCACGCCCTGCTCCGCGGCGACCGTCCGGGCCAGCCGCCTCCGGGGCGTGCCGAGCGCGACCAGCACCGCGAACTCCGCGGTCCGCTCGGCCGCCGCACCGGCGGAGGCGGCGGCGAAGCCGATCGCGGCGAGCGCGGCGGCGGCCACCGCGAGCGCGGCGAGCGCGCTCTGCGGGGCGGCGCCGAGCGGGTCGGCGCGCAGGTCGGCGGCGAGTTCCTGACGGACCTGCAGGTTCTGCACGGTGGCGCCGGCCCGCAGCCGGTCGGCGGCCTGGCGGGGGGTCGGGTCGTCCGGTCCGGTGCCGGGCAGCCACCACTCGGTGGGGCCGAGCCCGTAGTCGCCGTGGGCGGCGAGCACCCGGTCGAGGGTGGCGAGGTCGAGGGCGATCGCCGGGCCGAACGCGGTCGGCAGCGCCTGCACCTGCGCGACGACCTTGACCTTGATGGTGGCGGTGCCGAGCGGCACCCGGACCTCGTCGCCGACCGAGGCACCGCTGCCCGCCAGGTAGTCGCGGGTGGCGACGGCGACGGGCTCGGGCGCCACCGCGGCCGCGCCCTCGGCGTCGATCGGCGCGACGGTCATCCGCTGGACGCCGCGCGGCCCGGACAGGGTGTGGTAGTCGAGCAGCAGCAGCCCGGTGCCGACCTTCGCGCCGAAGCCGTCCGAGGGCAGCTTGCCCTTGGCCTCCGCGGTGACCTTCCAGCCGAGGCCCTCGGGCAGGGTGACGGGGGCGGGGGCGGCGCCGGGGCCGTCCAGGGCGGTGATCCGGTCGATCGACAACTGCCCGGTGACGCCGCTGTCCGGCTGGAGTTCGCTCTCCACCAGCAGCCCGGCGACGGTGAGCGGCCAGGCGGGGGTGCCGGTCGGGGCGCCGTACAGGCCGCCGAGGTCGACGGAGACGTGCTGCGCGCCGGATTCGGCGATCGGCGGGGCCTGCACGGTGTAGGAGACGCCGAGGCCGTCGCGGAGCAGGATCCGCAGCCGCAGGTCGTGCCGGCAGACCCCGGGGCAGGCGAACCCGTCCATGTCGGGCAGCGGGTGGGCGGGGGTGGTCACCCGGGTGGTGACGTCCAGGTCGATCCGGGTCGGCCGGCCGGGCAGCACCGGGCCGGCCTTGGCGCCGGTCAGCGGCTCTGCGGGCAGCGCGGCGAACAGCGCCTTCGGGTCCCGGCCGTCCAGCAGGTCGGAGCGGACCGGCAGGTGCGCGGCGGCGGCCCGGGCGTCGAGGGCGAGCACGGTGGCGGCCCGGCCGTCGGTGAGGTGCTGGTCCTTGCGGATCACGGGGATCAGCCGGTCGCCGCCGGGCAGTGCCCGGTACTGGCCGCCCTGCCCGGCGACGGGCACCGCGGAGCCGGATATCCGCAGGCCGCCGGCGGTCGCGAAGTCCGCCTGGTCGGCCTGCGAGGCGGACCAGGAGGCGCGCTGACCGACCGCCAGCATGCCCATCGAGGTGGCCAGCACCAGCAGCAGGACCGGTCCGGCGCCCCGGCCGGGCCGGCGGGCGAACTGCCAGCCGGCCAGCGCCGGTGCCAGGCCCGCGCCGCGCGCGGCCAGCCGCTCGCCGAGCCGGGCCGCGAACGGCAGCAGCCGCAGCACCAGGACGGTGCCCGCGCACAGCGCCAGGGTCGGCGCGGCGACCAGCAGCGGGTCGACGCCGAGCCGGCCCGCCGCGTCCGCGCTCAGCCCGCCGCCCGCGTAGTGGGTGAGCTGCTGGTAGGCCAGCACGGCCAGCACCAGCAGGGCGAGGTCGGCGCCGGAGCGGACCGCCCCGGCGACCGCCGCTCGCCGCCGGCCGGCCCGGCGGAGCACCGCCGTGCCGGCGGAGCGCAGCAGCACCGGGACGACCGCGAGCAGCACGCAGCCGACCGCGACGGCCGCCGCGACCGGCCAGCTGACCGCGGGCACGCCGGTCGGCAGTGCCCCGCCGGTGCCGGGCAGCAGGCGCAGCAGCAGCGGGGTCAGCGGCGGGGCGAGGACGGCCGCGGGCAGTGCCAGCAGCGCGGCCTCGGCGGCGGTGAAGGCGCCGATCCGCCGCCGGGAGGCGCCGCGGGCGGTGAGCAGTTCGTTCTCGGCGGCCTGCCGGTCGGCCAGCAGGTGGACCACCAGCAGCAGCGCGGCGGCGGCCAGCACCGCGAGTTGCAGCGCGCCGACCAGCAGGGTGGACCGGGCGACCAGCGCGTCGGTCGCCAACTCGTCGAGCAGGGCGGGCAGGTCGGTGTCGGTGCGCAGCGACTGCTCGCGGCGGATCCGGTCGGCGAGGTCGACCGCGCGCTGCCGCAGCGCCCCGGTCCCGGCGACCGGCAGTGCGGTGAAGTCGGCGTCGACCAGCCAGGAGCGGGCGCCCTGGGCGACCGTACCGCCGGTGAAGACGGTGTCGTCGGCGAGCAGCGGCCCGTAGCTGGCGAAGCTCAGCAGCTGGGTGCCGCGCCCGGCCAGCGGGTCCAGTCGCCAGTACGGGTCCTCCCGGTCGGCGACCCGGTAGACGCCGGTGGCCAGCACGGTGAGCGGCCGGCCGGTGAAGCGGTCGGTGAGCTCCAGTTCGGCCGGCAGTCGGGCGCCGGCGAGGCCGAGGCCGGCCAGGGCGGGCTCGGGCACCGCCACCTCGACCGGACCGCCCGGACGCGCGGCGGCCGGCCAGCTGCCGTCGGCGAGGACGGTCCGGGCCCGGTCGAGCGCGGCGATCGTGGTCAGGTCGGGGTCCTTGCCCGGCGCGGCGGTCGCCGCCAGCCCGTACGAGCCGCTGCGTGCCACCGCCTGCACGGTGACCGGCAGCGGGGCGAACAGGTCCTGGGCGAAGCCGCGCACCGCCGCGTCGTCCGCGGTCCGGTCGGCGAGCGTGCGGTCGCCGGAGAGCAGCACGGTGGTCCGGCCGTGGCCGGGGCCCTGCAGGGCGCGGCGCGTACCGGCCTCGTCCGCCGCGCGGTCGAACACCGTGAGCGCGGTCAGGACGGCGGTGGTGATCAGGACGGTGAGCAGCGCGGCGGACGCCAGCGGCAGCCGTCCGCGCAGCCGGCGCACGACGAAGCCGACCATCCCCGTTCCCCCCGTTCCGCCCGGCCGTCACAGGTGACCGGATAGCGGACGATGCTGTCAGATCCGGTCGCGATAAGGAAGGGTCTTGCGCGAATCATGTGACTGGTGAACATATGTGAGCAGTCAGTCGAGCCGTCAGGGGGCGCCATGGCAGGGCAGAGCGCAGCACAGAGCGCGGAGCAGAGCGCGGGGCAGCGCACCGGATCCACTCCGATGGTCGTGGTGGAGGACGTCCGGCGCAGCTTCGGCAGCGGCGAGCGGACGGTCCACGCGCTGCGCGGGGTCTCGTTCCGGGCCCACCGCGGGCAGCTCACCGCGCTGCGCGGCCGCTCCGGCTCCGGCAAGACCACCCTGCTCAACCTGGTCGGCGGCCTGGACAGCCCGACCTCCGGCCGGATCGAGATCGACGGCACCGACCTCTCGGCCCTGGACGAGGACGGCCGGCTCGCCCTGCGGCGGGACAGGATCGGTTTCGTCTTCCAGTCCTTCGGCCTGCTGCCGATCCTGACCGCGGCGGAGAACGTCGGCGTCCCGATGCGGCTGCGCAGGGTGGCCCCCGCCGAGCGCGAGGAGCGGGTGCGCACGCTGCTCGCGCTGGTCGGCCTCGCCGGCCACGCGGACCAGCGTCCCGGCGAGCTCTCCGGCGGACAGCAGCAGCGGGTCGCGATCGCCCGGGCGCTCGCCAACGAGCCGGCCCTGATCATCGCGGACGAGCCGACCGGGCAGCTCGACTCCGAGACCGGCCGTTCGGTGATGGAGCTGCTGCGCGCCGTGGTCCGCAGCGAGGGCGTCACCGCCCTGGTCGCCACCCACGACCCGCAGCTGATGGAACTCGCGGACGACGTGGTGGAACTGAAGGACGGCCGGATCATCGACCCGTCCTGACCCGAGCGCGCGGGGGCGCGGGGACCGCTGCGGTCCCCGCGCCCCTTCGGCGTACTACCGGTGGACTACCGGATCAGCAGGCGCCGTTGTCGGCCCAGACGCCCCACTGGCCGCTGAGCGAGGGGTCCTCGTTCGTGGTCCACCACTTGTTGGTGTAGTAGTGGCCCTTCCACGAGACCTTGGTGGGGGTCGCGTAGACGGTGGCGGCGTTCCAGCTCGGGGCGCCCGAGCAGGTACCGGTCGAGGCGGACGCGGACGGCGAGGCCGACTGCGAGGCGGACGCCGAGGCGGAGGCCGACGGGCTGGCCGACTGCGACGGCGAGGCCGAGGAGGAGGCCGACGCCGAGGCGGACGGGGACGGGGCCGGGCAGGACGCGGCGGAGCCGTTGGTCGCGGTCACCATCTTGTCGAACAGGGCGGTCTGGGTGCCCAGGTCGTACATCGAGAAGGCGAACGAGCCACCGAGGCCGTTGCAGTGCGCGTAGTCCAGCTTGGCCTGGATCGACTGGGCGTTCTCGCCGCTCCAGAAGGTGGTGCCGTCGTAGAAGTAGGCGGCCTTGGCGGCGTCGTCCCAGTAGGTGTAGTTCGGGTTGTCGACGAAGCCGTTGAGCTCCTTGTACATCCGGATGCCGTTGACGTTGCCGGAGTTGGCGGCGCCGGTGGCCGGGCCGGTCGCGGCCTGGAACAGGCCGTGGCTGTTGCCGGCGGTCACGCCGGTCCAACCGCGGTAGTAGAACGGGACGCCGATGTTGATCTTCTTCGCCGGGAAGCCGCCGGGGATGCCGTACTGCGGGTCACCCACGGTGTACGCCTTGATGGCGCTGTCCACCGAGTACTTGCCGTTGCCGCCCGGGACCGGGGTCATCGGGTCGTTCGGGTTGGTGTAGATCGGGGCCTGGTGGTTCGTCGGGCCCTTGGCCTCCCAACCGCCGTGCATGTCGTAGGTCATGATGTCCAGGAACGTCAGGTACTGGCCGATCTTGTCGGTCTCGACGTTCTTGATCTTGTCCTGACCCGCGCCAACCGCGGCCGCGAGGCCGTAGGTCTTGCCGTCGGTCTTGCCCTGGGCGTCCAGCTGGGCGCGCAGCTCGGCGAGCAGCAGCGTGAAGTTCTGCTTGTCGGCCGGTGCGGCGTGGTTGCCGGTGTGGCCGCCGCCGCCCGGGTACTCCCAGTCGATGTCGAAGCCGTCGAAGACGCCGGCCGCGGAGCCCGGGCCGCCGTAGCCGCCGTCGACGGGCAGGTTGCCCTTGATGAACATGTCGACGCAGGAGGAGACGAACTTCTTGCGCGCCGCGTCCGAGGCGGAGACGTCGGAGAAGTACTTCGAGTAGGTCCAACCGCCGATGGAGAGGAGGACCTTGAGGTTCGGGTTCTTCGCCTTCAGCTTCTTGATCTGGTTGAAGTTGCCGGCCAGCGGCTGGTTCCAGGTGTCGGCGACGCCGTCCACCGAGATGTCCGCGCCGAAGGACTTGCCGTAGTCGGCGAAGGAGTCGCCGGCGCCGTCACCCGCGTTGGGGTCGTCCTCGTTCTGCGAGGCGGCCTTGTTGGCCTCCATACAGGTGAGGTTGGTCGGGCTGATGTTGGCGAAGTCGTAGATGAGGTAGTCGAGCTTGGAGGCGGCGCCGGTGTCCTGAACGGTCTTCAGGTAGTAGGCGTTCGCGTAGATCGACCACTGGTCGAAGTAGGCGACCTTGATGCCGCCGCTGGTCGCCGGGGCGCCGGTGGTGTTGGTGGCCGCGGCCTGGGCGGTGGCACCGCCGGTCAGCGCGAGCGCGCCACCGAGCAGCAGGGAGGCGGCAGTGCCCGCGGCGAGCGCGGACAGCCCCTTCGAGCGGCGCCGCGTGCGCGGCTCCTGGGGAACGGAACGACGAAGCATGGCTGCGTGACTCCTGGTCGTGGGGGCCTGCCACACCCCGGACGACCGCTCGGGGTGGGGCCGGGCAGCCAGGGTCATGACAGGGGAATCGAAGCGTTGGCCTGCGCAAACACAGGATCGGGGATGCGCCGAACCGGCGCCGGAGGTCTGGACCACCGACGCCGGCCCAGGGGCTCCCTGCACCTGGGGATTAAAATGGACTAGACCAACCTGGCCGTCAAGAGCCTGCCGCGGCGCTTGAGCCGCCCTTAAGGTTCCCCTGTCAGGTCAGTACCGCAGCGCGGAGGCGACCTGCGCCTGCACCGTGCCGGTCAGCGAACGGTTGCTCTTGGCCGTGGCCTGCGCCGTCGCCCCGGCCGCGACCTCCGGGACGTTCACCACCACGGCGTCCAGGACGTTCCCGGACGCGTCGGTGAAGTTGACCTGAACCGTGTACTGGTTGGCCTCCGACTCATGGTTCGTCACATTCAGCTGCACTTCGGCCTTTCCGTCCGATCCGATGCTCACCGACCCCAGCGCGACGTCCCCCTTCGCGTCCAGCCCGCCCTTCACGCTCGCCAGCGCCGACGAGGCGGCCGCCTGCGCCGAAGCGGCGGCCGACCCCACCGCCGAACCCGCCGCCGAAGCGGCCGACGCGGCCGCCGACGCCGCCCCGCTCGCCACCGACTGCGCGGCGGACTGCGCGGCCGAGGCCACCACCGACGCCGCCGAGGACACCGCCGGCGACGCGTTCCCGTCCGACGAGCACCCGCTGACCGCCAGCACGGACACCGCGCCGAGCCCCACTGCCACAACCATCCGACGCATCATCAGCAACCTTCCATCGTGATCAACGGTCCACGGGTCCTACGCGAGGCCGGCGCCCGACTCCTGCGCCGCCTCGTCCGCGGCCCGGGCCTCCCGGCGGCGCACCTCGTCCTGGCGCTTCGTCACCACCGTCACCGCCCCCAGCGCGCTCGCGGTGAAGGCGAGCACCCCGATCCACGGCCGGTCGAGCACGTGGCCGAGCGCGTGGTCGAGCGAGTACCGGCCGGCACCCGCGATGCCGAGGGCCAGCCCGCAGGCGCCGAGCAGCGCCGGGTACTCGAAGCCGCCGCCCTGCGCGAAGAAGCCGGCCGGGGCGTGCACCGAGGTGGCGCCCGCCATCGTCCCGGCGACCATCGCGCCGGCCGCGGGGGTGGCCAGGCCGACGGCGAGCAGCGCCCCGCCGCCCGCCTCGCCGAGGCCCGCGGCGAGCGCGTTGCGCTCGCCGGGCGTGAAGCCCATGTGCTCCATCGCCTGGGCGGTGCCCTCCGGCCCCCCGCCGCCGAACCAGCCGAACAGCTTCTGCGCGCCGTGCGCGAACAGGACACCCCCCACGACGGTGCGCAGGGCCAGCAGGCCGAGATCCTTGCGGTGCAGACTGGTCATGGTGAGCCCCTGGGTCCGGGCGGACGGTACGCCCCCATCCCAGCCCACCAACCGGATCCGTTCGACCCGGGGACGCCATCCGGGCGACCCCGCACCCGCGTCACCAGGAGCGCCATGTCGACCACGCCCGCCCCGCTCCCGTTCCCCGAGTACCACCTGCGCGGGGAGCTGGTCACCGACGAGCCCTCGTTCTACACCCAGCTCGGCCGGGTCCTGGACGCCCCGGACGGCTACTACGGCAAGAACCTGGACGCCCTCGCGGACTGCCTGCGCGGCGGCTTCGGCCCGGAGCCGCCGTTCACCCTGGTGTGGCACGAGTCGATGGCGTCCGCCCGGGTGCTGACCCGCCGGGTGTCCGGCGGGGAGAGCGGCGACCGCAGCTACTTCGACGCGATCCTCGACGTGCTGCGCCAGGGCGGCGTCACCGTGAAACTGCGCTGACCGGCGACGATGAGGGCATGCCCGACCTCACTCTCAGTACCGTCTTCATCACGTTCTTCGCCGTCGTCGGTCCGCCGAAGGTGCTGCTCGCCTTCGCCCACCTGAGTCGGCAGCGCACCCCCCGCGAGATGCGCCGGCTGACCCTGGTCTCCTCGGCCATCGCGGCGGCGGTCGGCCTCACCATGGCCTACGCGGCGGACTTCCTCACCGAGTTCTTCCACATCAGCGACCAGTCGCTGCAGCTCGCGGGCGGGGTGATCTTCTTCATCTACGCGGTGGCGCTGGTGCTCGGCATCCACCTGGGCGGCGGATCGGACGACACCCGGCTGCCCAACCCGCTCGCGGACGGCATCCGCGAGCTGCTGCTGCCGTACGTCGCCAGCCCGCTGGCGGTCACCGCGGTACTGGTCGAGTCGCTGGACGAGGACACCTGGAGCTGGCACTCCACCGTCGCGGTGATGTACCTGGCGGTGATCGCGATCGACTGCGTCTGCGTGCTGCTGCTCTCGCCGCTGCTGCAGCGCTCCGACCGGACCTCGCTGGAGGTGCTCTCCCGGCTGCTGGGGCTGCTGCTCGCGGCGGTCGGGGTGGAGCTGTTCCTGACCGGGCTGGAGAGCGTCGGCGTGCACTTCGCCGAGACCCACCACTGAGCCGGGCGCGGTCACCGGTCCGGGTGCGGCACGGTGACCGCCCGCCAGGGGACGGGGCTGGAGAGCAGCATCGAGCTGCTGGGCCGGCCGTGTGCCGCGAGCCGGTCGATCAGCTGCTCGAAGGCGGTCATCGAGGCGACGCCGACCAGCAGCACGCAGCAGGCGCCGCCAGTCACCCGGTGCAGCTGCAGGACCTCCGGCCAGGCCTCCACCTCGGGGGCGCGCAGGATGCACAGCGGCCCGTAGCACTCCATGGTCACCAGGGCCATCACCGCGAGCCCGGCCCGGGCCGGGTCGACGTGCGCGTGGTAGCCGGTGAGCACGCCGTCCGCCTCCAGTCGGCGGACCCGCTCGGCGACCGCGGGTGCGGAGAGGTTGACCCGGCGGGAGAGTTCGTTGAAGGAGAGGCGGGCGTCGGCCTGCAGTTCGGCGAGCAGCAGCCGGTCGACGGCGTCCATGGGGCGTCCTTTGCGTTCGCATTCCGGATCCGGCCACAGACCGTTCGTTCGGAAAGTCGACAGGCCGGATCAGTGTTCGTCACCCATTCAAGAGCAGGGTTTCGCACCGCACAATGGTGCGCGCCCTGCGAGGAGGCAGGCGGAGCAGCGGGAGGAACACATGACCGGGGACGCGCAGCGGCCGAATCTCAGCTTCGGCCCGGACGAGGAGCCTGGCGTCGGCACCCCCTACGCCCGCTACGTCCACCTCGACGTGCTGCACAGCCTGCAGCAGCCCCGCTCCAAGGAGCCCGCGGAGCTGTCGTTCATCATCACCACGCAGGTGATGGAGCTGCTCTTCGACCTGCTGTGGCACGAGTGGACCACCGCCCAGCAGGCGCTGCGCGAGGACGACCTGGCCGGGGCGCTGGCGGCGCTCAAGCGCGGCGCGCACACCCAGGACGTGCTGGTCTCCTCCTGGGACCTGCTGGCCACCATGACCCCGGCCGAGTTCAACGCCTTCCGCCCGGTGCTGGGCGAGGCCTCCGGTTTCCAGTCCTCGGCGTTCCTGCGGCTGGAGTTCCTGCTCGGCAACAAGAGCGACCGGATGCTGCGGATGTACGAGGACTCCCCCGCCGAGCAGCAGGCGCTGGCCGCCGCGCTGCGCGGGCCGAGCCTCTACGACGACGCGCTGGCGCTGCTGGACCGCCGCGGCGTGCCCGCCCCGCACGAGCCGGTCGCCGCCCGGCACGCCGCCGACCCGGCGGTGGAGGCGGCCTGGCGCACGGTCTACACCGACCCGGCCCACGTCGAGCTGGTCCGCCTCGG from Kitasatospora terrestris includes the following:
- a CDS encoding ABC transporter ATP-binding protein translates to MTTEPAPSYRELQRAALAAAEPARYGEGAAIVCDRVVRIFTAEKVEVQALQGLDLVVERGDLVALVGASGSGKSTLLNILAGLDSPTAGRATVDGCDLLDMNARDRLRYRREVVGFVWQQTARNLLPFLTAAQNVALPMQLRGARRTRGAAKRHAARVAELLEALEIGPLADRLPAQLSGGQQQRVAIAVAMANNPAVLLADEPTGELDSETAAGIFDAFRTVNRELAATVVIVTHDPMVAGEVRRTVAVRDGRTSTEVLRSTVVGEDGAERVSEREYAMLDRTGRIQLPRHFLAALGMEHRVAVDLAADRIEVRPDEAAELSAARPPAGPS
- a CDS encoding FtsX-like permease family protein; amino-acid sequence: MVGFVVRRLRGRLPLASAALLTVLITTAVLTALTVFDRAADEAGTRRALQGPGHGRTTVLLSGDRTLADRTADDAAVRGFAQDLFAPLPVTVQAVARSGSYGLAATAAPGKDPDLTTIAALDRARTVLADGSWPAAARPGGPVEVAVPEPALAGLGLAGARLPAELELTDRFTGRPLTVLATGVYRVADREDPYWRLDPLAGRGTQLLSFASYGPLLADDTVFTGGTVAQGARSWLVDADFTALPVAGTGALRQRAVDLADRIRREQSLRTDTDLPALLDELATDALVARSTLLVGALQLAVLAAAALLLVVHLLADRQAAENELLTARGASRRRIGAFTAAEAALLALPAAVLAPPLTPLLLRLLPGTGGALPTGVPAVSWPVAAAVAVGCVLLAVVPVLLRSAGTAVLRRAGRRRAAVAGAVRSGADLALLVLAVLAYQQLTHYAGGGLSADAAGRLGVDPLLVAAPTLALCAGTVLVLRLLPFAARLGERLAARGAGLAPALAGWQFARRPGRGAGPVLLLVLATSMGMLAVGQRASWSASQADQADFATAGGLRISGSAVPVAGQGGQYRALPGGDRLIPVIRKDQHLTDGRAATVLALDARAAAAHLPVRSDLLDGRDPKALFAALPAEPLTGAKAGPVLPGRPTRIDLDVTTRVTTPAHPLPDMDGFACPGVCRHDLRLRILLRDGLGVSYTVQAPPIAESGAQHVSVDLGGLYGAPTGTPAWPLTVAGLLVESELQPDSGVTGQLSIDRITALDGPGAAPAPVTLPEGLGWKVTAEAKGKLPSDGFGAKVGTGLLLLDYHTLSGPRGVQRMTVAPIDAEGAAAVAPEPVAVATRDYLAGSGASVGDEVRVPLGTATIKVKVVAQVQALPTAFGPAIALDLATLDRVLAAHGDYGLGPTEWWLPGTGPDDPTPRQAADRLRAGATVQNLQVRQELAADLRADPLGAAPQSALAALAVAAAALAAIGFAAASAGAAAERTAEFAVLVALGTPRRRLARTVAAEQGVLALLGLGVGLGLGALLVHLMVPLMVLTPTAHRPVPEVLVRLPLGQVALLAAAMAAVLLVSARPAARRHREPGSRLRHVEEM
- a CDS encoding ABC transporter ATP-binding protein encodes the protein MAGQSAAQSAEQSAGQRTGSTPMVVVEDVRRSFGSGERTVHALRGVSFRAHRGQLTALRGRSGSGKTTLLNLVGGLDSPTSGRIEIDGTDLSALDEDGRLALRRDRIGFVFQSFGLLPILTAAENVGVPMRLRRVAPAEREERVRTLLALVGLAGHADQRPGELSGGQQQRVAIARALANEPALIIADEPTGQLDSETGRSVMELLRAVVRSEGVTALVATHDPQLMELADDVVELKDGRIIDPS
- a CDS encoding glycosyl hydrolase family 18 protein; protein product: MLRRSVPQEPRTRRRSKGLSALAAGTAASLLLGGALALTGGATAQAAATNTTGAPATSGGIKVAYFDQWSIYANAYYLKTVQDTGAASKLDYLIYDFANISPTNLTCMEANKAASQNEDDPNAGDGAGDSFADYGKSFGADISVDGVADTWNQPLAGNFNQIKKLKAKNPNLKVLLSIGGWTYSKYFSDVSASDAARKKFVSSCVDMFIKGNLPVDGGYGGPGSAAGVFDGFDIDWEYPGGGGHTGNHAAPADKQNFTLLLAELRAQLDAQGKTDGKTYGLAAAVGAGQDKIKNVETDKIGQYLTFLDIMTYDMHGGWEAKGPTNHQAPIYTNPNDPMTPVPGGNGKYSVDSAIKAYTVGDPQYGIPGGFPAKKINIGVPFYYRGWTGVTAGNSHGLFQAATGPATGAANSGNVNGIRMYKELNGFVDNPNYTYWDDAAKAAYFYDGTTFWSGENAQSIQAKLDYAHCNGLGGSFAFSMYDLGTQTALFDKMVTATNGSAASCPAPSPSASASASSSASPSQSASPSASASASASQSASPSASASTGTCSGAPSWNAATVYATPTKVSWKGHYYTNKWWTTNEDPSLSGQWGVWADNGAC
- a CDS encoding FxLYD domain-containing protein, which encodes MTNHESEANQYTVQVNFTDASGNVLDAVVVNVPEVAAGATAQATAKSNRSLTGTVQAQVASALRY